The Desmodus rotundus isolate HL8 chromosome 13, HLdesRot8A.1, whole genome shotgun sequence genome has a window encoding:
- the STOX2 gene encoding storkhead-box protein 2 isoform X6 translates to MSPISQSQFIPLGEILCLAISAMNSARKPVTQEALMEHLTTCFPGVPTPSQEILRHTLNTLVRERKIYPTPDGYFIVTPQTYFITPSLIRTNSKWYHLDERIPDRSQCTSPQPGTITPSASGCVRERTLPRNHCDSCHCCREDMHSMHASTLQRKPAKDCKDPYCPPSLCQVPPTEKSKSTVNFSYKAETLSKPKDSEKQSKKFGLKLFRLSFKKDKTKQLANFSAQFPPEEWPLRDEDTPTTIPREVEMEIIRRINPDLTVENVMRHTALMKKLEEEKAHRSKAGSSAHHSGRSKKSRTHRKSHGKSRSHSKTRVSKGDPSEGSHLDIPGDREYDFCDPLTRAPREGCFIIEHKGENFIMHSNTNVIEPHFPMTPEWDVSGELAKRRTEMPFPEPSRGSSHSKVHRSHSHTQDRRSRNERSSKAKERSRSMDNSKGPLGASSLGTPDDLAEGCSQDDQTPIQSYIDDSTLRPAQTAGHQRAHILSTGYKEVCIPEKVGGSKEPSSACSLLEPGKPPESLPSYGELNSCPTKTATDDYFQCNTSSETVLTAPSPLGKNKEDHDTLALAEGVKKLPLSDRPAPHSSREPVGHKEESPKGPGGGPAAPSATAEGMANGRLIQHHGAEPSSLDKRKEIFSKDTLFKPLHSTLSVNSYHKSSLSLLKSHPKTPTDALPGRCEKLEPSPLGTSGAQVLPALQRQQESGGNQEASFDYYNVSDDDDSEEGANKTTEEEKNRDDVGTMQWLLEREKERDLQRKFEKNLTLLAPKETDSSSHQRTTHSARLDSMDSSSITVDSGFNSPRTRESLASNTSSIVESNRRQNPTLSPAHGGAGPAFNFRSSTDPPTNDAEKLQKPSNCLQASVTSV, encoded by the exons ATGTCTCCCATCAGTCAGTCTCAGTTTATTCCACTCGGGGAGATCCTTTGCTTGGCCATCTCAGCAATGAACTCGGCACGAAAACCTGTCACCCAAGAAGCACTGATGGAGCACCTGACCACGTGCTTCCCAG GTGTTCCCACCCCAAGCCAAGAAATTCTGAGGCACACGCTGAACACGCTGGTGCGGGAGAGGAAGATCTACCCAACTCCAGACGGCTATTTCATTGTGACCCCGCAGACTTATTTCATAACTCCTTCCCTCATAAGAACTAACAGTAAGTGGTACCATTTGGACGAGAGGATACCTGACAGGTCTCAGTGTACCTCCCCACAACCCGGAACCATTACACCCTCTGCTTCAGGCTGCGTCAGGGAAAGGACATTACCCAGAAACCACTGCGACTCTTGCCACTGCTGCAGAGAAGACATGCACAGCATGCACGCGTCGACCCTGCAGAGGAAACCTGCCAAGGACTGCAAGGACCCGTACTGCCCTCCTTCACTCTGCCAGGTGCCACCCACCGAAAAGAGCAAAAGTACTGTAAATTTTTCTTACAAGGCAGAAACTCTCTCCAAACCTAAAGATAGTGAAAAGCAGTCCAAAAAATTTGGGCTCAAGTTATTCCGGCtcagttttaaaaaagacaagaCCAAACAGCTAGCCAATTTCTCCGCCCAGTTTCCTCCCGAGGAGTGGCCGCTGCGAGACGAGGACACGCCGACGACCATCCCTCGGGAGGTGGAAATGGAAATCATTCGGCGTATCAACCCGGACTTGACCGTGGAGAACGTCATGAGGCACACTGCACTAATGAAGAAGCTCGAAGAGGAAAAAGCGCATAGGAGTAAAGCAGGATCCTCTGCCCATCACAGTGGAAGAAGTAAAAAGAGTAGGACTCATCGGAAGTCCCATGGGAAGTCTCGGTCACACAGCAAGACGCGAGTTTCTAAAGGAGACCCGTCGGAAGGTTCCCACCTGGATATCCCAGGTGACAGAGAGTATGACTTCTGCGACCCTCTCACCAGGGCCCCCAGGGAGGGCTGCTTCATCATTGAACACAAAGGAGAGAACTTCATCATGCACAGCAACACCAACGTGATCGAGCCTCATTTCCCCATGACGCCGGAATGGGATGTGTCGGGAGAACTGGCCAAAAGGAGGACTGAGATGCCTTTTCCTGAACCTTCCAGGGGGAGCTCCCACTCAAAAGTGCACCgaagccacagccatacccagGACCGGCGGTCCAGGAACGAGAGGTCCAGCAAAGCCAAGGAGCGGTCCAGGTCCATGGACAACTCTAAAGGCCCCCTGGGTGCCTCCTCTCTGGGGACACCGGATGACCTGGCCGAAGGCTGCAGCCAGGATGACCAGACGCCCATCCAGTCCTACATCGACGACAGTACTCTGAGGCCTGCACAGACCGCCGGTCATCAAAGGGCTCACATTTTGTCCACAGGCTATAAAGAGGTGTGTATTCCAGAAAAAGTCGGTGGCAGCAAGGAACCGTCCAGCGCTTGTAGCCTCTTGGAGCCAGGCAAACCACCCGAGAGTTTGCCATCCTATGGTGAACTCAACTCTTGTCCCACAAAAACAGCCACGGATGACTATTTCCAGTGCAACACCTCCAGTGAGACAGTGCTCACGGCACCGTCACCTCTGGGAAAGAATAAAGAGGACCATGACACTCTAGCCCTGGCAGAAGGGGTGAAAAAGCTGCCTCTCTCTGATAGGCCGGCCCCCCATTCCTCCAGGGAGCCTGTGGGGCACAAGGAGGAGTCGCCAAAAGGGCCCGGTGGGGGCCCAGCTGCTCCCAGCGCCACAGCAGAAGGGATGGCCAATGGACGCCTCATCCAGCATCACGGCGCCGAGCCCAGCAGCCTGGACAAGAGGAAAGAGATATTCAGCAAAGACACACTGTTCAAACCTCTTCACAGCACCTTGTCCGTCAACAGCTATCACAAGTCCAGCCTGTCCCTCCTCAAATCTCACCCGAAGACACCCACTGATGCACTGCCAGGCCGATGTGAGAAGCTGGAGCCATCACCCCTGGGGACCTCGGGGGCACAAGTCCTGCCTGCCCTCCAGCGTCAGCAGGAGTCTGGGGGGAACCAGGAAGCCTCGTTTGACTATTACAATGTCTCCGATGATGATGACTCTGAGGAAGGGGCAAACAAGACCACCGAGGAGGAGAAGAACCGAGATGATGTGGGCACCATGCAGTGGCTCcttgagagggagaaggaaagagacttgCAGAGGAAATTTGAGAAGAACCTCACCCTTCTTGCTCCGAAAGAAACCGACAGCAGCAGCCACCAGAGAACCACCCATTCGGCACGCCTGGACAGCATGGACAGCAGCAGCATCACTGTGGACAGCGGATTCAACTCCCCACG
- the STOX2 gene encoding storkhead-box protein 2 isoform X5: MEPVQKGSGDVSPISMSPISQSQFIPLGEILCLAISAMNSARKPVTQEALMEHLTTCFPGVPTPSQEILRHTLNTLVRERKIYPTPDGYFIVTPQTYFITPSLIRTNSKWYHLDERIPDRSQCTSPQPGTITPSASGCVRERTLPRNHCDSCHCCREDMHSMHASTLQRKPAKDCKDPYCPPSLCQVPPTEKSKSTVNFSYKAETLSKPKDSEKQSKKFGLKLFRLSFKKDKTKQLANFSAQFPPEEWPLRDEDTPTTIPREVEMEIIRRINPDLTVENVMRHTALMKKLEEEKAHRSKAGSSAHHSGRSKKSRTHRKSHGKSRSHSKTRVSKGDPSEGSHLDIPGDREYDFCDPLTRAPREGCFIIEHKGENFIMHSNTNVIEPHFPMTPEWDVSGELAKRRTEMPFPEPSRGSSHSKVHRSHSHTQDRRSRNERSSKAKERSRSMDNSKGPLGASSLGTPDDLAEGCSQDDQTPIQSYIDDSTLRPAQTAGHQRAHILSTGYKEVCIPEKVGGSKEPSSACSLLEPGKPPESLPSYGELNSCPTKTATDDYFQCNTSSETVLTAPSPLGKNKEDHDTLALAEGVKKLPLSDRPAPHSSREPVGHKEESPKGPGGGPAAPSATAEGMANGRLIQHHGAEPSSLDKRKEIFSKDTLFKPLHSTLSVNSYHKSSLSLLKSHPKTPTDALPGRCEKLEPSPLGTSGAQVLPALQRQQESGGNQEASFDYYNVSDDDDSEEGANKTTEEEKNRDDVGTMQWLLEREKERDLQRKFEKNLTLLAPKETDSSSHQRTTHSARLDSMDSSSITVDSGFNSPRTRESLASNTSSIVESNRRQNPTLSPAHGGAGPAFNFRSSTDPPTNDAEKLQKPSNCLQASVTSV; encoded by the exons ATGGAGCCAGTCCAGAAAGGGTCAG GTGATGTATCACCAATCAGTATGTCTCCCATCAGTCAGTCTCAGTTTATTCCACTCGGGGAGATCCTTTGCTTGGCCATCTCAGCAATGAACTCGGCACGAAAACCTGTCACCCAAGAAGCACTGATGGAGCACCTGACCACGTGCTTCCCAG GTGTTCCCACCCCAAGCCAAGAAATTCTGAGGCACACGCTGAACACGCTGGTGCGGGAGAGGAAGATCTACCCAACTCCAGACGGCTATTTCATTGTGACCCCGCAGACTTATTTCATAACTCCTTCCCTCATAAGAACTAACAGTAAGTGGTACCATTTGGACGAGAGGATACCTGACAGGTCTCAGTGTACCTCCCCACAACCCGGAACCATTACACCCTCTGCTTCAGGCTGCGTCAGGGAAAGGACATTACCCAGAAACCACTGCGACTCTTGCCACTGCTGCAGAGAAGACATGCACAGCATGCACGCGTCGACCCTGCAGAGGAAACCTGCCAAGGACTGCAAGGACCCGTACTGCCCTCCTTCACTCTGCCAGGTGCCACCCACCGAAAAGAGCAAAAGTACTGTAAATTTTTCTTACAAGGCAGAAACTCTCTCCAAACCTAAAGATAGTGAAAAGCAGTCCAAAAAATTTGGGCTCAAGTTATTCCGGCtcagttttaaaaaagacaagaCCAAACAGCTAGCCAATTTCTCCGCCCAGTTTCCTCCCGAGGAGTGGCCGCTGCGAGACGAGGACACGCCGACGACCATCCCTCGGGAGGTGGAAATGGAAATCATTCGGCGTATCAACCCGGACTTGACCGTGGAGAACGTCATGAGGCACACTGCACTAATGAAGAAGCTCGAAGAGGAAAAAGCGCATAGGAGTAAAGCAGGATCCTCTGCCCATCACAGTGGAAGAAGTAAAAAGAGTAGGACTCATCGGAAGTCCCATGGGAAGTCTCGGTCACACAGCAAGACGCGAGTTTCTAAAGGAGACCCGTCGGAAGGTTCCCACCTGGATATCCCAGGTGACAGAGAGTATGACTTCTGCGACCCTCTCACCAGGGCCCCCAGGGAGGGCTGCTTCATCATTGAACACAAAGGAGAGAACTTCATCATGCACAGCAACACCAACGTGATCGAGCCTCATTTCCCCATGACGCCGGAATGGGATGTGTCGGGAGAACTGGCCAAAAGGAGGACTGAGATGCCTTTTCCTGAACCTTCCAGGGGGAGCTCCCACTCAAAAGTGCACCgaagccacagccatacccagGACCGGCGGTCCAGGAACGAGAGGTCCAGCAAAGCCAAGGAGCGGTCCAGGTCCATGGACAACTCTAAAGGCCCCCTGGGTGCCTCCTCTCTGGGGACACCGGATGACCTGGCCGAAGGCTGCAGCCAGGATGACCAGACGCCCATCCAGTCCTACATCGACGACAGTACTCTGAGGCCTGCACAGACCGCCGGTCATCAAAGGGCTCACATTTTGTCCACAGGCTATAAAGAGGTGTGTATTCCAGAAAAAGTCGGTGGCAGCAAGGAACCGTCCAGCGCTTGTAGCCTCTTGGAGCCAGGCAAACCACCCGAGAGTTTGCCATCCTATGGTGAACTCAACTCTTGTCCCACAAAAACAGCCACGGATGACTATTTCCAGTGCAACACCTCCAGTGAGACAGTGCTCACGGCACCGTCACCTCTGGGAAAGAATAAAGAGGACCATGACACTCTAGCCCTGGCAGAAGGGGTGAAAAAGCTGCCTCTCTCTGATAGGCCGGCCCCCCATTCCTCCAGGGAGCCTGTGGGGCACAAGGAGGAGTCGCCAAAAGGGCCCGGTGGGGGCCCAGCTGCTCCCAGCGCCACAGCAGAAGGGATGGCCAATGGACGCCTCATCCAGCATCACGGCGCCGAGCCCAGCAGCCTGGACAAGAGGAAAGAGATATTCAGCAAAGACACACTGTTCAAACCTCTTCACAGCACCTTGTCCGTCAACAGCTATCACAAGTCCAGCCTGTCCCTCCTCAAATCTCACCCGAAGACACCCACTGATGCACTGCCAGGCCGATGTGAGAAGCTGGAGCCATCACCCCTGGGGACCTCGGGGGCACAAGTCCTGCCTGCCCTCCAGCGTCAGCAGGAGTCTGGGGGGAACCAGGAAGCCTCGTTTGACTATTACAATGTCTCCGATGATGATGACTCTGAGGAAGGGGCAAACAAGACCACCGAGGAGGAGAAGAACCGAGATGATGTGGGCACCATGCAGTGGCTCcttgagagggagaaggaaagagacttgCAGAGGAAATTTGAGAAGAACCTCACCCTTCTTGCTCCGAAAGAAACCGACAGCAGCAGCCACCAGAGAACCACCCATTCGGCACGCCTGGACAGCATGGACAGCAGCAGCATCACTGTGGACAGCGGATTCAACTCCCCACG